The following coding sequences are from one Geodermatophilus normandii window:
- the tig gene encoding trigger factor, whose protein sequence is MKSTIEELGPTRVRMAIEVPWGDLDHAFGEVYKELKNQVRVPGFRPGKVPNRILDQRIGRPVVLEQVVQHAIPEVYSEVVRENQVRVIGQPDIEVTRLDDNDTLAFTAEVDVAPKIELPSLEDLAVTVDDVEVTDEEIDQQVSVMRERFAMLTGVERAAQDGDFVSIDLEARVGDEVLEDGTTSGMSYEVGSGSIMEGLDDAVRGLSADESATFETALQQGPHAGEQAQVTVTVRSVKAKELPELDDEFASTASEFDTLEELRDDVRTRLSRVKVMQQGAQARDKLVEHLLEVTEVPIPEGLADRELEFRNDALQREMQQAGLDWDTFLSMSGVENREAYDAEQRKNIEEAVRTQFVLDAIADAREITVDNDDLSAQIMAQASRSRMSPEQYAQQLQQGGNIAEFVADVRRTKALAQLLEQTTITDASGNVVDLESVRPQTVRAAEAAPAADDTATDAVDAGTEDEAPDAEVADAVAVEATEGATEDSGDVTKG, encoded by the coding sequence GTGAAGAGCACCATCGAGGAACTGGGCCCCACGCGGGTCCGGATGGCGATCGAGGTGCCGTGGGGGGACCTGGACCACGCCTTCGGTGAGGTCTACAAGGAGCTCAAGAACCAGGTCCGAGTCCCCGGTTTCCGCCCGGGCAAGGTGCCCAACCGCATCCTCGACCAGCGCATCGGCCGCCCGGTCGTCCTCGAGCAGGTCGTCCAGCACGCCATCCCGGAGGTCTACTCCGAGGTCGTGCGGGAGAACCAGGTCCGCGTCATCGGCCAGCCCGACATCGAGGTCACCCGCCTCGACGACAACGACACCCTGGCCTTCACCGCCGAGGTCGACGTCGCCCCGAAGATCGAGCTCCCCTCCCTGGAGGACCTGGCGGTCACCGTCGACGACGTCGAGGTCACCGACGAGGAGATCGACCAGCAGGTCTCGGTCATGCGCGAGCGCTTCGCGATGCTGACCGGCGTCGAGCGGGCCGCCCAGGACGGCGACTTCGTCTCCATCGACCTCGAGGCCCGCGTCGGCGACGAGGTGCTCGAGGACGGCACCACCAGCGGCATGTCCTACGAGGTCGGCTCCGGCTCGATCATGGAGGGCCTCGACGACGCCGTCCGCGGCCTGTCCGCCGACGAGTCGGCCACCTTCGAGACCGCGCTGCAGCAGGGCCCGCACGCCGGCGAGCAGGCGCAGGTCACCGTCACCGTCCGCTCGGTGAAGGCCAAGGAGCTGCCCGAGCTCGACGACGAGTTCGCCTCCACCGCCAGCGAGTTCGACACCCTCGAGGAGCTGCGCGACGACGTCCGCACCCGGCTCTCGCGGGTGAAGGTCATGCAGCAGGGCGCCCAGGCCCGCGACAAGCTCGTCGAGCACCTCCTCGAGGTCACCGAGGTGCCGATCCCCGAGGGCCTCGCCGACCGCGAGCTGGAGTTCCGCAACGACGCGCTGCAGCGCGAGATGCAGCAGGCCGGCCTGGACTGGGACACCTTCCTGTCCATGTCGGGCGTCGAGAACCGTGAGGCCTACGACGCCGAGCAGCGGAAGAACATCGAGGAGGCCGTGCGCACCCAGTTCGTCCTCGACGCGATCGCCGACGCCCGCGAGATCACCGTCGACAACGACGACCTGTCGGCGCAGATCATGGCCCAGGCCTCGCGCAGCCGGATGAGCCCGGAGCAGTACGCCCAGCAGCTGCAGCAGGGCGGCAACATCGCCGAGTTCGTCGCCGACGTCCGCCGCACCAAGGCGCTGGCCCAGCTGCTCGAGCAGACGACGATCACCGACGCCTCGGGCAACGTCGTCGACCTGGAGTCGGTGCGCCCGCAGACGGTCCGCGCCGCCGAGGCCGCCCCGGCCGCCGACGACACCGCGACCGACGCCGTCGACGCCGGCACCGAGGACGAGGCGCCCGACGCCGAGGTCGCCGACGCCGTCGCCGTCGAGGCCACCGAGGGGGCGACCGAGGACAGCGGGGACGTCACCAAGGGCTGA
- a CDS encoding ATP-dependent Clp protease proteolytic subunit, giving the protein MSTDPNPAYSPLMRGAAGGMNLNDSVYERLLRERIIFLGTQVDDVIANQLAAQMLLLSAEDPKQDIHLYINSPGGSVSAGMAIYDTMQFIDCDVATYGMGLAASMGQFLLTAGTRGKRYALPHARIMMHQPSAGVGGTAADIAIQADLFRRTKRELNELQSLHTGQSIEQIERDSDRDRWFTAQEALEYGFVDHVVSRAAMTDSTNPVTDN; this is encoded by the coding sequence GTGAGCACCGACCCGAACCCGGCGTACAGCCCGCTGATGCGGGGTGCCGCCGGGGGGATGAACCTCAACGACTCGGTCTACGAGCGCCTGCTGCGCGAGCGCATCATCTTCCTGGGCACCCAGGTCGACGACGTCATCGCCAACCAGCTGGCCGCCCAGATGCTGCTGCTCTCGGCCGAGGACCCCAAGCAGGACATCCACCTGTACATCAACTCGCCCGGTGGCTCGGTCAGCGCCGGAATGGCCATCTACGACACGATGCAGTTCATCGACTGCGACGTCGCCACCTACGGCATGGGCCTGGCAGCCTCGATGGGCCAGTTCCTGCTCACCGCCGGCACGCGGGGCAAGCGCTACGCCCTGCCGCACGCGCGGATCATGATGCACCAGCCCTCGGCCGGCGTCGGCGGCACCGCCGCGGACATCGCCATCCAGGCCGACCTGTTCCGCCGCACCAAGCGCGAGCTCAACGAGCTGCAGTCCCTCCACACCGGCCAGTCGATCGAGCAGATCGAGCGCGACTCCGACCGTGACCGCTGGTTCACGGCGCAGGAGGCCCTGGAGTACGGCTTCGTCGACCACGTGGTCAGCAGGGCCGCCATGACCGACAGCACCAACCCGGTCACCGACAACTGA
- a CDS encoding 5-methylcytosine restriction system specificity protein McrC — MLELREYETRTVALTPQQAVKLARLTRGARTDSAEPRVIQQVTPSSQPGHYDVQPGPFVGRFTLRSGLTVDIASRFPFTDLLEVLRIAARHPTVLHETATPFHAGRGLLDLIATAFARELRGIVGFGLAKAYVTRTFTRPPYPGVPDATAHLARHLGRPDRLITRARRQTVDIPANQVLAATHRTLVSQTYKDPQLTVRLRALAPALTGITAVADPQSLLDLARRTMPGRYREAMGLAALILSGCSTLPAGSDAGGVSVLFNMTKVWESFVHAALAPTLPPGHQLAVQHPVILSTDGTNIAAAADLVELGPDRSPVALYDAKYKPWGAKPSTDEIYQVVTYAYRLGLRTATLVYPGRGEHSEVGIGWYRVRTIGLAVLTPRVPPVPAPAPLLRDGRGAQRRAVS; from the coding sequence GTGCTCGAGCTGCGCGAGTACGAGACACGCACTGTCGCGTTGACGCCCCAGCAGGCCGTCAAGCTGGCCCGGCTGACCCGGGGCGCCCGCACCGACAGCGCCGAGCCGCGGGTGATCCAGCAGGTCACACCGTCGTCCCAGCCAGGGCACTACGACGTCCAGCCCGGCCCGTTCGTCGGCCGGTTCACGCTGCGCTCCGGCCTGACCGTCGACATCGCCAGCCGGTTCCCGTTCACCGACCTACTCGAAGTGCTGCGGATCGCCGCACGCCACCCCACCGTGCTGCACGAGACGGCCACCCCGTTCCACGCCGGGCGCGGGCTGCTCGATCTCATCGCCACCGCGTTCGCCCGCGAGCTTCGCGGCATCGTCGGGTTCGGGCTCGCGAAGGCGTACGTCACCCGGACGTTCACCCGGCCGCCCTATCCCGGGGTCCCTGACGCCACCGCCCACCTCGCACGACATCTGGGCAGGCCGGACCGACTCATCACGCGCGCGCGGCGGCAGACCGTCGACATCCCGGCGAACCAGGTGCTAGCCGCCACGCACCGGACGCTGGTCAGCCAGACCTACAAGGACCCACAGCTGACCGTGCGGCTGCGCGCGCTGGCGCCGGCCCTCACCGGCATCACCGCAGTGGCCGATCCCCAAAGCCTGCTCGACCTTGCCCGGCGCACCATGCCGGGCCGCTACCGGGAGGCAATGGGGCTCGCCGCCCTGATCCTCAGTGGGTGCAGCACACTGCCCGCCGGCAGCGACGCCGGAGGCGTCAGCGTGCTCTTCAACATGACGAAGGTCTGGGAGTCCTTCGTGCACGCGGCGTTGGCGCCGACCCTGCCGCCCGGTCATCAGCTCGCGGTCCAGCACCCGGTGATCCTGAGCACCGACGGGACGAACATCGCCGCAGCCGCCGACCTCGTAGAGCTGGGGCCGGATCGCAGCCCGGTCGCGCTCTACGACGCGAAGTACAAGCCGTGGGGAGCGAAGCCCAGCACGGACGAGATCTACCAAGTCGTCACCTACGCCTACCGGCTCGGTCTCCGCACCGCCACGCTCGTCTACCCCGGCCGCGGGGAGCACAGCGAGGTCGGCATCGGCTGGTACCGCGTCCGCACGATCGGACTGGCGGTACTCACGCCCCGCGTCCCGCCCGTTCCTGCGCCGGCACCACTACTACGTGATGGTCGGGGTGCACAGCGGCGAGCCGTTTCGTGA
- a CDS encoding amidase has protein sequence MTEPTELDATAQADLVRRGEVGPADLVDAAIARIEATDPQLNAVLRDRFDAARSEAAAPLDGPFRGVPLLLKDMGAHMAGEETAYGLAPLQQAGIRWRRDSHLATLFRAAGFVVLGRTNVPELGTTVTTEPAANAPARNPWDPTCSAGGSSGGSAAAVAAGYVPVAHASDGGGSIRIPAAACGLVGLKPTRARVSQGPGVAEGWGGATIDGVVTRTVRDTAAVLDLVGRPMPGDPYAAPPLPRPLLEEVGAPVGRLRVGLLASPPDERHLDDPECRAAVARAGRLLEDLGCAVEEAGPAAFFDDGFSRAFNTTVAADCARMLADHERVLGREIADDELEPRNVYYRQVGNRLTASEYLAARAWLGGWSRRMASFWTPADDGGEGFDLLVTPVVGAPPPELGWFTAAGPREEGRRISAFMPWTAQFNVTGQPAASLPLHATDAGLPVGVQVVAAAGREDLLVRVAAALEEAAPWAGRRPRLPA, from the coding sequence GTGACCGAGCCCACAGAGCTGGACGCCACCGCCCAGGCCGACCTGGTGCGCCGCGGGGAGGTCGGTCCCGCCGACCTGGTCGACGCCGCCATCGCGCGCATCGAGGCGACGGACCCCCAGCTCAACGCCGTCCTGCGCGACCGGTTCGACGCCGCTCGCAGCGAGGCCGCCGCGCCGCTCGACGGGCCGTTCCGCGGCGTGCCGCTGCTGCTCAAGGACATGGGCGCGCACATGGCGGGGGAGGAGACCGCCTACGGCCTGGCCCCGCTGCAGCAGGCCGGCATCCGCTGGCGGCGCGACAGCCACCTGGCGACGCTGTTCCGCGCCGCCGGCTTCGTCGTCCTCGGCCGCACGAACGTCCCCGAGCTCGGGACCACGGTCACCACCGAGCCCGCCGCCAACGCCCCGGCCCGCAACCCGTGGGACCCCACCTGCTCGGCCGGTGGCTCCAGCGGCGGGTCGGCCGCGGCGGTCGCGGCGGGGTACGTGCCGGTCGCGCACGCCAGCGACGGCGGCGGGTCGATCCGCATCCCGGCCGCCGCGTGCGGGCTGGTCGGGCTCAAGCCCACCAGGGCACGGGTCAGCCAGGGGCCAGGCGTCGCGGAGGGGTGGGGCGGCGCCACGATCGACGGCGTCGTCACCCGCACCGTCCGCGACACCGCCGCCGTCCTCGACCTCGTCGGCCGGCCGATGCCGGGCGACCCCTACGCCGCGCCGCCGCTGCCGCGCCCGCTGCTCGAGGAGGTCGGTGCGCCGGTCGGCCGGCTGCGGGTCGGCCTGCTCGCCTCCCCGCCCGACGAGCGCCACCTCGACGACCCCGAGTGCCGGGCGGCCGTCGCCCGGGCCGGCCGGCTGCTCGAGGACCTCGGCTGCGCGGTCGAGGAGGCCGGCCCGGCCGCCTTCTTCGACGACGGCTTCTCCCGGGCCTTCAACACGACCGTCGCCGCCGACTGCGCCCGCATGCTCGCCGACCACGAGCGCGTCCTCGGCCGTGAGATCGCCGACGACGAGCTGGAGCCGCGCAACGTGTACTACCGGCAGGTGGGCAACCGGCTGACCGCGTCGGAGTACCTCGCCGCCCGGGCGTGGCTGGGCGGCTGGTCCCGCCGCATGGCCTCCTTCTGGACGCCGGCCGACGACGGCGGCGAGGGCTTCGACCTGCTGGTCACCCCGGTCGTGGGCGCGCCCCCGCCGGAGCTCGGCTGGTTCACCGCCGCGGGCCCGCGCGAGGAGGGGCGGCGGATCTCCGCCTTCATGCCCTGGACCGCCCAGTTCAACGTGACCGGGCAGCCGGCGGCCAGCCTGCCGCTGCACGCCACCGACGCCGGCCTGCCGGTGGGCGTGCAGGTCGTCGCCGCGGCCGGGCGGGAGGACCTGCTGGTGCGGGTCGCGGCCGCCCTGGAGGAGGCCGCACCGTGGGCGGGGCGGCGCCCGCGGCTGCCCGCCTAG
- a CDS encoding DUF2461 family protein produces MNGGEETTDPTPHVLGQVRTTFGDQFVAGRALAEQEAVALLNSRAGSLDRDEAMRLGQLFNTHELAGRVRQDRFSPAFAGATMQRVTEDLDRFNEVVVDLWTADLDAALDTLGGILGDRSRLSGAGSSLPSMLLYLRDPDRFGVCINATMRGLAAALRCPPFRADGRVEYERFCESLIEWRTRYDVAPQEADAILTGLWRSARDERTGSGTITPFGQAPLKFLADLSANNNGAWMQANQVRYRTELRQPFVQLLEQVAERHLRELDPQLDTAVKTNRVLASIRKRFPDEQGEYYPYLWGAFSRGRKQEDVQLAVFVQPGALEVSLFLGSATGEQRERLKTALTTRADELFASVAPQLDWLTWETQDREHPLDEAPRQLPVGDARGMRAWFDAGGTSIKWTIPAGDARLDDPQLADEIGRLFRALHPLAAAAWGDQVVVPIDAELEASGDEPGQRLSAERIAEACYLPAELIDEWVGALTTMRQGLFYGPPGTGKTYVATTLAEHLATSAEHIELVQFHSAYSYEDFIEGLRPDITADSGALRYTVRPGLFQELCTKARAAASDTFVLIIDEMNRADVAAVFGELLLLLEYRGSRSVLLPYSQRRFSVPRNLVVLGTMNTADRSLALVDFALRRRFNAFPLGPSRDVLARWAKAHPDVDGDLVVSLFDLVLDRVGPDSPVAPGHSYWMVNDADAVTAERIWSYQVWPYLAEHWFEQPQQLAALDQDVRALIAERS; encoded by the coding sequence GTGAACGGTGGTGAGGAGACGACGGATCCGACGCCGCACGTGCTGGGCCAGGTGCGGACCACCTTCGGCGACCAGTTCGTGGCCGGCCGCGCGCTCGCGGAGCAGGAAGCCGTGGCCCTGCTGAACAGCCGCGCGGGCTCCCTAGACCGGGACGAGGCGATGCGTCTCGGGCAACTGTTCAACACCCACGAGCTGGCCGGCCGGGTGCGCCAGGACCGGTTCTCCCCCGCGTTCGCCGGGGCGACGATGCAGAGGGTCACCGAGGACCTCGACCGGTTCAACGAGGTCGTGGTCGACCTGTGGACGGCGGACCTAGACGCGGCGCTGGACACGCTCGGGGGGATCCTCGGCGACCGGTCCCGCCTGTCCGGCGCCGGGTCGTCGCTGCCCAGCATGTTGCTCTATCTGCGCGATCCAGACCGGTTCGGGGTGTGCATCAACGCCACCATGCGTGGGCTCGCCGCCGCCCTCCGCTGCCCGCCGTTCCGCGCCGACGGCCGCGTGGAGTACGAGCGGTTCTGCGAGTCGCTCATCGAGTGGCGGACGCGCTACGACGTCGCGCCGCAGGAGGCCGATGCGATCTTGACCGGGCTGTGGCGCAGCGCCCGAGACGAGCGCACTGGGTCCGGCACCATCACACCGTTCGGGCAGGCGCCCCTGAAGTTCCTGGCGGATCTGTCCGCGAACAACAACGGCGCCTGGATGCAGGCGAACCAGGTCCGCTACCGCACCGAGCTTCGTCAGCCGTTCGTCCAGCTGCTCGAGCAGGTCGCCGAAAGGCATCTGCGGGAACTGGACCCGCAGCTGGACACGGCGGTGAAGACCAACCGCGTCCTGGCCTCCATCCGTAAGCGGTTCCCCGACGAGCAGGGCGAGTACTACCCGTACCTGTGGGGGGCGTTCAGCCGAGGCCGCAAGCAGGAAGACGTCCAGCTCGCCGTGTTCGTGCAGCCGGGAGCACTGGAGGTGTCCCTGTTCTTGGGATCGGCCACCGGCGAGCAGCGGGAACGACTGAAGACCGCCCTGACCACCAGGGCCGACGAGCTTTTCGCTTCCGTCGCGCCTCAGCTCGACTGGCTCACCTGGGAGACCCAGGACCGCGAGCACCCGCTCGACGAGGCGCCGCGGCAACTCCCCGTCGGAGACGCCCGAGGTATGCGAGCGTGGTTCGATGCCGGCGGAACATCGATCAAGTGGACGATCCCGGCGGGTGATGCACGCCTCGACGACCCGCAGCTCGCCGACGAGATCGGGAGGCTGTTCCGGGCCCTGCATCCGCTCGCCGCCGCAGCGTGGGGCGACCAGGTAGTGGTGCCGATCGACGCCGAGCTCGAGGCTAGCGGAGACGAGCCCGGCCAGCGGCTGTCAGCCGAGCGCATCGCGGAAGCCTGCTACCTGCCCGCCGAGCTCATCGATGAGTGGGTCGGCGCCCTGACGACCATGCGGCAGGGGCTCTTCTACGGACCGCCGGGAACCGGGAAGACCTATGTGGCCACCACCCTCGCCGAGCACCTCGCCACCTCCGCCGAGCACATCGAGTTGGTGCAGTTCCACTCCGCCTACTCCTACGAGGACTTCATCGAGGGGCTGCGCCCCGACATCACCGCTGACAGCGGTGCGCTCCGCTACACCGTCCGCCCCGGGCTGTTCCAGGAGCTGTGCACGAAAGCGCGTGCCGCGGCCAGTGACACGTTCGTGCTGATCATCGACGAGATGAACCGTGCCGACGTCGCCGCGGTGTTCGGTGAGCTGCTGCTCCTGCTCGAGTACCGCGGTAGCCGATCGGTGCTGCTGCCCTACTCCCAGCGCCGGTTCTCGGTGCCCCGCAACCTCGTCGTGCTCGGCACCATGAACACCGCCGACCGCAGCCTCGCCCTCGTCGACTTCGCGTTGCGCCGCCGGTTCAACGCTTTTCCGCTCGGCCCGAGCCGCGACGTGTTGGCACGGTGGGCGAAGGCCCATCCCGACGTCGACGGAGACCTGGTCGTCAGTCTGTTCGACCTGGTCCTCGACCGCGTCGGACCGGACAGCCCCGTCGCGCCCGGCCACTCGTACTGGATGGTGAATGACGCCGACGCGGTCACCGCGGAGCGGATCTGGTCGTACCAGGTGTGGCCCTACCTCGCCGAGCACTGGTTCGAACAGCCGCAGCAGCTCGCCGCACTCGACCAGGACGTCCGGGCGCTGATCGCCGAACGAAGCTGA